From the genome of Miscanthus floridulus cultivar M001 chromosome 10, ASM1932011v1, whole genome shotgun sequence, one region includes:
- the LOC136485960 gene encoding uncharacterized protein — MATSGASCSHPRGEQDARSSVRALEKSLAGAHEDNKRMRSHMERLGLENLSLTSRLSTTEAELGKVGTELATVAEERNGLATRLLQAEEAIDLLTKERDEARQAHMKVADELETVRTNSQTQYEATEGHPGQDE; from the exons ATGGCGACAAGTGGAGCGAGTTGCTCCCACCCTCGAGGAGAACAAGATGCTAGGTCGTCGGTGCGGGCTCTGGAGAAAAGCCTAGCCGGAGCCCATGAAGACAACAAGAGGATGCGGTCGCATATGGAGCGGTTGGGTTTGGAAAATCTCTCCTTGACCAGCCGGCTCAGTACCACCGAGGCCGAGCTGGGCAAAGTCGGGACGGAGCTCGCCACCGTTGCCGAAGAGAGAAATG GACTGGCGACACGGCTCTTGCAAGCCGAGGAGGCGATAGATCTTCTGACGAAGGAGAGGGACGAAGCACGGCAGGCGCATATGAAGGTTGCCGACGAACTTGAGA CGGTCCGCACCAACTCCCAAACACAATATGAAGCGACTGAGGGCCACCCGGGACAAGATGAATGA